Genomic DNA from Burkholderia plantarii:
CTACCTGAGCGAGCCGGGCAGCGAGAACGCGTTCGAGGCGCGCGCGATCGTGTTCGACGGCCCGGAGGACTATCACGCGCGCATCAACGATCCGTCGCTCGAGATCGACCAGCACTGCATCCTGGTGATCCGCGGCACCGGCACGGTCGGCTATCCGGGCAGCGCCGAGGTGGTGAACATGGCGCCGCCGGCCGCGCTGGTGCGCGACGGCATCACCTCGCTGCCGACGCTCGGCGACGGCCGCCAGAGCGGCACCTCGGCGAGCCCGTCGATCCTCAACATGTCGCCCGAGGCGGCGGTGGGCGGCGGCCTCGCGCTGCTGCGCACCGGCGACCGGATCCGCGTGGACCTGAACGCGCGCAAGGTGGACGTGCTGGTGGACGAGGCCGAACTCGCGCGCCGCCGCGAGACCGCCGGGTTCTCGGTGCCGCCCTCGCAGACGCCGTGGCAGGAACTGTATCGGCAGACGGTCGGCCAGCTTTCGACGGGCGGCTGCCTGGAGCCGGCCACGCTGTACCTGAAGGTGATCGAGACGCGCGGCAACCCGCGGCATTCGCACTGAGCGCGCGGCCGGTGGCGCGTGCCGTCGGAGGGAAGGCGGCGCGTGCGGCCGGCGCGTGGCGAGTGTGAAGGACGGGAGGGGCGGCTGCATGGCGCCCCGCGTATGAGTCGTGAGTCGTGAGTCGTGAACGGCGCGTGGCGCGGGTTCGTCGGCGTCGATGCGCGAGCGCGCGGCGGGGCATGATCGGCGGCGGCCTGGCCCGCCACCGCCGCGCGCGCGACCCGCGTTACTTGAACTGCCCCGCGAGCCGCTGCTCGGCGTGCTGCATGTGCAGCCCCATCGCCAGGCTGATGCGGCGCACGTCGCGCTCGTTGAGCGCCGCGTAGATCTCCTCGTGTTCCTCCATCGACTCGGCCCACCACGGCGCGCTGAGGAAGTGCTGTTCGAGCGTCATGTAGAGCGGCGTCGTGCGATGGATCCAGAGCTGGTCGAGCAGCACCACGTAGGCGCTGTTGCCCGACGCCTCGGCCAGGCTCAGATGGAACTGCCGGTCGTATTCGTTCAGTTGCGGATCGCCCACCTTGCTGCCGCGCAGCTTGTCGAGCCAGCCGAGCACGGTCTCGATCTGCGCGTCGGACGCATGCCGCACCGCCTGCACGGCGATCTCGGGTTCCAGATAGGCGCGCGCGCGGATCACGTCGAACGGCGACACCGCATGCATGCGCGCCGCGGGCGCCGCGGCGGCCGGCTGCGCGGCCGCGGCGGCAGCAGTGACCGCCGCGCTAGCGCCGCGCTGCCGGACGAAGATGCCCGAGCCGCTGCGTACTTCCACCATGCCCTCGATCTCGAGCGCGATCAGCGCCTCGCGCAGCGACGAGCGGCTCACGCCGAGCCGCGCGCTGAGGTCGCGTTCGGCCGGCAGCCGTTCGCCGACGATGAATTCTCCCGCCTCGATCAGTTCGGTGATCTGCGCGGCGATCTGGCTGTAGAGCCGTTTCGTTTCGATCGGCTGGAAGGGCATGGCGGGATTCGTCGGAGGGTTCGGGTGGTCGGGTGGACCGGCGTGCGGGGCGCCGCGGGTGGGCGCGGGGCGCACATTATAGGGCAGGCGCCCGGCGGCGAACCCGCGACGCGGGCCGCCGCCGGGCGCCGGCGTGCGCGCTCTGCCCGGATCGGCGCGGGCGTGCTTACAGCTTGAACGGCACGACCGTCTGCTGCTGCTCGCCGAGCCCTTCGATGCCGAGCCGGATCACGTCGCCGGCGCGCAGGAACTGCGGCGGGTTCATGGCCATGCCGACGCCGGGCGGCGTGCCGGTGGTGATCACGTCGCCGGGCATCAGCGTCATGAACTGGCTCAGATGGCTGACGATCTCGGCCACGTCGAAGATCATCGTCTTCGTCGAGCCGTCCTGCACGCGCTTGCCGTTCACTTCGAGCCACATCGCCAGGTTCTGCGCGTCGGGGACTTCATCGCGCGTGACGAGCCACGGGCCGATCGGGCCGAACGTATCGCAGCCCTTGCCCTTGTCCCACTGCGGCGTGCGTTCGAGCTGGAAGTGGCGCTCGCTGACGTCGTTGATCGTGCAGTAGCCGGCCACGTGCTCGAG
This window encodes:
- a CDS encoding FadR/GntR family transcriptional regulator; translated protein: MPFQPIETKRLYSQIAAQITELIEAGEFIVGERLPAERDLSARLGVSRSSLREALIALEIEGMVEVRSGSGIFVRQRGASAAVTAAAAAAQPAAAAPAARMHAVSPFDVIRARAYLEPEIAVQAVRHASDAQIETVLGWLDKLRGSKVGDPQLNEYDRQFHLSLAEASGNSAYVVLLDQLWIHRTTPLYMTLEQHFLSAPWWAESMEEHEEIYAALNERDVRRISLAMGLHMQHAEQRLAGQFK